One window of Ziziphus jujuba cultivar Dongzao chromosome 5, ASM3175591v1 genomic DNA carries:
- the LOC107420267 gene encoding mannan endo-1,4-beta-mannosidase 7 produces the protein MKIEKMKHYCGLVFIILLFIHNQRVFAEDGFVRTRGIQFIMNGSPFYANGFNAYWLMVVASDPSQRDKVSSAFQEAANQGLRVARTWAFSDGGYKPLQYSPGSYNEQMFKGLDFVVSEAKHHGIKMILSFVNNYENFGGKKQYVEWARSQGGQSIASDDDFFSNSVAKEYYKNHIKTVLTRKNSLTGIAYKDEPTIMAWELMNEPRCTSDPSGKTIQAWITEMASYVKSIDSNHLLEAGLEGFYGSSKQQINPNFQVGTDFIANNQINGIDFATVHSYPDQWLSGSSFEAQLSFLNGWVRDHIQDAQNVLQKPVLFAEFGRSLKESGYNTNQRDQIFDTVYSAIYSSARGGGAAFGGLFWQLLVEGMDSYRDGYEVILSESSSTVTLIAQESQKLGHIRRMYEKLRNIEKWKKARDIRRAQWWAGAGNKVVGKGN, from the exons atgaaaatagaaaaaatgaagCATTATTGCGGTTTGGTTTTCATTATTCTGCTTTTCATTCACAACCAGAGAGTGTTTGCAGAAGATGGATTTGTGAGGACCAGAGGAATCCAGTTTATAATGAATGGAAGCCCTTTCTATGCAAATGGGTTTAATGCCTACTGGTTAATGGTCGTAGCCTCAGACCCATCACAGAGAGACAAAGTTTCATCTGCCTTTCAAGAAGCTGCAAATCAAGGCCTTAGAGTTGCAAGAACCTGGGCTTTCAGCGATGGTGGATATAAACCATTACAGTACTCTCCTGGCTCTTACAATGAGCAAATGTTCAAG GGGTTGGATTTTGTGGTATCTGAAGCAAAACATCATGGGATTAAGATGATATTGAGTTTTGTGAACAATTATGAGAACTTtggaggcaaaaaacagtacgTGGAGTGGGCAAGAAGTCAGGGGGGCCAGTCTATAGCATCCGATGACGATTTCTTCTCCAACTCTGTCGCTAAGGAATATTACAAAAACCATATCAAA ACCGTACTCACAAGAAAGAACAGTCTGACCGGCATTGCATACAAGGATGAGCCAACCATAATGGCATGGGAACTTATGAATGAGCCCAGATGCACCTCTGATCCCTCAGGAAAGACCATTCAG GCTTGGATTACAGAGATGGCATCCTACGTAAAATCAATAGACAGCAATCACTTGCTGGAGGCTGGTCTTGAAGGGTTTTATGGGTCATCAAAGCAGCAAATCAATCCAAACTTTCAAGTGGGTACAGATTTCATTGCAAACAATCAAATTAATGGCATCGACTTTGCAACTGTTCATTCTTACCCAGATCAATG GTTATCTGGCTCAAGTTTTGAAGCTCAACTCTCATTTCTGAACGGTTGGGTTAGAGACCACATACAAGATGCACAAAATGTACTTCAGAAGCCCGTTCTCTTTGCTGAATTTGGCAGATCTTTGAAAGAATCAGGATATAATACCAACCAAAGGGACCAAATTTTCGACACCGTATACTCAGCCATCTACTCGTCGGCTAGGGGTGGAGGTGCAGCTTTTGGTGGTCTGTTCTGGCAACTTCTAGTTGAAGGAATGGACTCTTACCGAGATGGGTACGAAGTCATCTTGAGCGAGAGCTCTTCGACTGTTACTCTAATTGCCCAAGAGTCTCAAAAGCTTGGTCATATTCGGAGAATGTATGAAAAGCTGAGAAACATTGAGAAGTGGAAGAAAGCAAGGGATATTAGAAGGGCCCAGTGGTGGGCTGGTGCAGGGAATAAGGTTGTTGGTAAAGGAAACTAA